The following are encoded together in the Labrus mixtus chromosome 2, fLabMix1.1, whole genome shotgun sequence genome:
- the LOC132994007 gene encoding trace amine-associated receptor 13c-like, translated as MMDDQQGAELCYPQLLNSSCRGIMRPRTEAILFYALLSSIAVLTVVLNLLVIISISHFRQLHTPTNLLLLSLAISDLLVGLLVMPVETVRFIETCWLLGDLMCAMSHIIVFTLTSASVGNMVLISIDRYVAICHPLQYSNQITRSRVELCVCLCWACSILYNGLILKENLRQPDRYNSSMFNQCSS; from the coding sequence ATGATGGATGACCAGCAGGGAGCCGAGCTCTGCTACCCTCAGCTCCTCAACTCGTCTTGCAGGGGTATAATGCGCCCTCGCACTGAGGCCATCCTCTTCTATGCTTTGCTCTCTTCCATTGCTGTCCTCACTGTTGTTCTCAACCTGCTTGTTATAATCTCCATCTCTCACTTCAGACAGCTTCACACCCCCACCAACCTGCTCCTGCTCTCCTTGGCCATCTCGGACCTCCTTGTCGGGCTGCTGGTGATGCCGGTGGAAACGGTGCGGTTCATAGAAACCTGCTGGCTGCTGGGAGATCTCATGTGTGCTATGTCTCACATTATAGTCTTCACTCTTACCTCGGCCTCTGTGGGGAACATGGTGCTCATATCGATCGATCGCTATGTAGCTATTTGTCATCCTCTGCAGTACTCCAACCAAATCACTCGCAGCCGagtggagctgtgtgtgtgtctgtgttgggcCTGCTCAATCCTTTACAACGGGCTGATCTTAAAGGAAAATCTGAGGCAGCCCGACAGATATAACTCTTCAATGTTCAATCAATGTTCTAGTTAA